CGTCGACAAGTGGCTGGTGCGGTGTCTGGCGGCGCGGGTGCTGCCGGCCGAGGCGGCGGCCATCGCCACGCGTCCCAAGCAGAAGTTCTCGCAGGGCAGCGGCGCTGCGGGGCTGCTGGCGCGGCTGGCCGAGCAGGCCATCTCCGAAGCGGAGCAGCGTCGCCTGCAGGCCCGCTATCCCCGCCTGCCCCTGGGCTCCCGTGAGCAGGCGTGGTACCTGCGGCTCTTCCTCGACGCCTACCCGGAGCCCGAGGCGGTGGACGCGGTGCGGCTCAGCCGCAGCGTGGTGCCCGGCGAGGTGGCCTGACGTGCATAGGGCGGCCGGCTGCCGCGCGACGATGGTGGCGGGAGGCGGTCGCACATGGCACGTTACCTGGGGCCCCGCCACCGGATGTGTCGACGGGTCGGCGAGCCGCTCTGCGGCCGGCCCGACTGCCCGGCCCTCAAGCGTCCCTATCCGCCGGGGCAGCACGGGCGCGCGGCGGGGCGGCGTCGCATCTCGCAGTACGGCAAGCAGCTGCTGGAGAAGCAGAAGCTGAGGTTCATCTACGGCGTCTCGGAGCGCCAGCTGCGCAACTACTTCAAGGCGGCCAGCCGGGCACGGGGGCGCACGGGCGAGCAGCTCCTGCGCTACCTGGAGACCCGTCTCGACAACGTGGTCTACCGCCTGGGGCTGGCGCCGACCCTGCCGGCGGCCCGGCAGATGGTGGTGCACGGCCACGTGAGGGTCAACGGCCGCAAGGTGGACCGGCCCTCGTACCGGGTGCGCCCGGGTGACGTCATCGAGCCTCGCGAGCGCAGCCGCGACATCCAGCCGCTGCGGGAGGCGCTGGAGCAGGGCGCCACGCCGCCGCCCTACCTGGAGCTGGACCGGGAGCAGCTGCGGGGACGGGTGCTGCGCTACCCCGAGCGTGAGGAGATGCCGGTCAAGGTCGACGAGAGCCTGGTCGTCGAGTTTTACGCTCGCTGAGGCGACCGCGCTCGCCGGCACGCGGTCGCTCGGCTCCGGCCCCTCTCGCCTCCTGCCCCGTTTGAAACCGCTACGAAGGGAAGCCATCCTGCCACGGCGAATCGATCTTATCACCGAGAGGCCCCCGCGTCGTGCCGCCGCCCCGGCGTGCGCGAGCGGTGGGCGGCCGGGCCCCTCCCAAACGGAAGGTAGGTCGACATGCATCTGGTGGTCTGCGTCAAGCAGGTCCTGGACCCGGAGATGTCGCCGCGGGACTTCGCCGTCGACCCGGTCGCCAGGCGACCGATTGCAGGCAGGGCCCCGCTGGTCATCAGCACCTTCGACGAGATCGCCCTGGAGGTGGCCCTGCAGCTGCGGGAGGCCGTGGGCGGCGGCACGGTGACGGCCCTCACCCTGGGGCCCAGGTCGGCCGACGAGGTGCTGCGCAAGGCGATGGCCATGCAGGCCGACCGGGCGGTGCGCATCGACCCGGGCGGCCTGGGGGAGGGCGATGCCTTCGTGACGGCGTCGGCTCTGGCCGAGGCCATCCGCCGCAAGCTGTCGCCCTTCGACGTGGTGCTGTGCGGGCGGCAGGCCGGCGACACCGACGGCGGGCAGGTGGGCCCCATGCTGGCCGAAGCCCTGGGCCTGCCCATGGTGGCCAACGCCCTGCGGGTGCGACCCGGGCCCGACGGGAGCCTACACGTGGAGCGCGAGACCGAGGAGGGCACGGAGGTCGTGGAGGTGCGCCCGCCCGTGCTGCTGACGGCCACCAACGCCGAGTCCAACGTACCGCGCATCCCCAAGGTCAAGGACGTCATGGCCGCCCACCGCAAGCCCATCGAGGTGATGGCGCCGTCCGAGCTGGGCCTCGCGGGAGAGGGCCTCCCGGCCCGCACCGCGGTGGAGGCCCTCGAGGTGCCGCAGCAGAGCCGGCAGTGCCGCATGGTGGAGGGCGACTCCCTCGAGGAGCGGGTGGAGTCGCTGGTGGCGGCTCTGCTCGAGCTCAAGGTGCTGTGAGCGGGAGAGGACGATGCAGCGGATGAGCGTGCTGGCCGTAGTGGTGGCCCCGCAGGGACGCTCGCCCTCGGGTTGGGCCGAGCTGATGGGGGCGGCGTCGACGGTGGCCCGCCTGACGGGCGAGCCCGTCGAGGCACTGGTAGCGGGTGCCGATGGGCCGTCCCTGGAGGCTCTGGCGCGGGACCTGTGGCGGAGGGGCGCCGACCGGGTCTGGCGACTGGCCAGCGACGGCCTGACCGAGCCCGACCCTGATCGCTACGTGGCCGCCCTCGCCTGGGCGGCGGGGCGCCTGGAGCCCACGACCCTGCTGATCAACGGCGATCCCCTGGGCGCGCAGCTGGGGCCACGGCTGGCCATGCGCATCGGGGCCGCCAGCGTCACGGAGGTGGTGGACGTCCGGCCCGGCGAGCAGGGCCGGCCGGGGTGGGTGCGGCCCATGTACGGGGGCAAGGCCATGGCGGTCGTCGGCTCCCGCCAGGCCCGCACCGTGGTCAACGTGCGGCCCCGGGCGTTTGCAGCGCCCGCGGCGCGCAGCGGCGAGCCGCCGGCCGACGCGCTGGTCTCCCTGGAGCTGGACGCCGGAGCCCTGCCGGCTCCCCGGCTGCGGGTGCTCGAGCGGCGCACCGCCGCCTCCGACGGCGTGCGCCTCGAGGACGCCCGGATCATCGTCTCGGGCGGCCGGGGCATGGGCGGGCCCGAGGGCTTCCAGGTGCTGCAGCAGCTGGCCGAGGTGCTGGGGGGCGCGGTGGGGGCCTCCCGGGCGGCGGTGGATGCCGGATGGGTGCCGGGGCACCTGCAGATCGGCCAGACGGGCAAGATGGTGGCGCCCGACCTCTACCTGGCCGTGGGCATCAGCGGGGCGAGCCAGCACCTGGCCGGCATCTCGGGGGCCCGGCACGTGGTGGCCATCAACAAGGATCCCGAGGCGCCCATCTTTCGGGCGGCCGAGATCGGGCTGGCCGAGGACTGGCGCAAGGTGTTGCCGTCGTTGATCGAACGCCTGGCCCAGGCGCTGGGGCGGGCGCCCGGCTCCCGGGCGAGCTGAGCGCCCGCTCCCGGCGGGCGACCGCGAAGGGGCGTTGGCATCGTGACGACACCGGCTCCTGCACCGGCCACCCTGGACATCTCCGAGGCGACGCGCCAGGTCTTCTGGAACATCCCCTACGCCGGCGTCGTCGTGATGTACGTGCTGGTGGCGGTCACCCTCGGGATCTTCTGCTACGGCATCTACGAGCACTACCGCATCTGGCGGCGCGGCCGCCCCGTGGACCGGCTGCGCCCCGTGGGGCGGCGTCTCGGCCTGGTGGTGCGCCACGTCCTGGCCCACGGCCGGCTGCTGGCGGACCGGGCGGCGGGGCTGTACCACTTCGCCTTCTTCTGGGGCTTCGTCACCCTCTTCGCCGGCACCGTCGTGGTCTTCATCCACTACGACCTCGGCATCCCCATCATGCGGGGGCGCTTCTACCTTTACTTCCAGTCGCTGGCGCTGGAGGCGCTCGGGCTGGCCGCCGTCCTCGGCGTGGCCGCGGCCATGGTGCAGCGCTACGTGCTCAAGTCGCCCCGATTGCGCCGGGGGCTGTGGTCCGACGCCTACGTGCTGGGGCTGTTCGAGGTCGTGCTCGTGACGGGCTTCGTGGT
This genomic interval from Limnochorda sp. LNt contains the following:
- a CDS encoding electron transfer flavoprotein subunit beta/FixA family protein → MHLVVCVKQVLDPEMSPRDFAVDPVARRPIAGRAPLVISTFDEIALEVALQLREAVGGGTVTALTLGPRSADEVLRKAMAMQADRAVRIDPGGLGEGDAFVTASALAEAIRRKLSPFDVVLCGRQAGDTDGGQVGPMLAEALGLPMVANALRVRPGPDGSLHVERETEEGTEVVEVRPPVLLTATNAESNVPRIPKVKDVMAAHRKPIEVMAPSELGLAGEGLPARTAVEALEVPQQSRQCRMVEGDSLEERVESLVAALLELKVL
- a CDS encoding electron transfer flavoprotein subunit alpha/FixB family protein, with the translated sequence MSVLAVVVAPQGRSPSGWAELMGAASTVARLTGEPVEALVAGADGPSLEALARDLWRRGADRVWRLASDGLTEPDPDRYVAALAWAAGRLEPTTLLINGDPLGAQLGPRLAMRIGAASVTEVVDVRPGEQGRPGWVRPMYGGKAMAVVGSRQARTVVNVRPRAFAAPAARSGEPPADALVSLELDAGALPAPRLRVLERRTAASDGVRLEDARIIVSGGRGMGGPEGFQVLQQLAEVLGGAVGASRAAVDAGWVPGHLQIGQTGKMVAPDLYLAVGISGASQHLAGISGARHVVAINKDPEAPIFRAAEIGLAEDWRKVLPSLIERLAQALGRAPGSRAS
- the rpsD gene encoding 30S ribosomal protein S4, whose protein sequence is MARYLGPRHRMCRRVGEPLCGRPDCPALKRPYPPGQHGRAAGRRRISQYGKQLLEKQKLRFIYGVSERQLRNYFKAASRARGRTGEQLLRYLETRLDNVVYRLGLAPTLPAARQMVVHGHVRVNGRKVDRPSYRVRPGDVIEPRERSRDIQPLREALEQGATPPPYLELDREQLRGRVLRYPEREEMPVKVDESLVVEFYAR